The window ATACCTCAacttggcattgaagaactagaGTCCAAAGGTCAAAGGTATATAATACATCCTTATCCTAATTCAAGAAGACTCTAAATTGGTTTATTCCTCAAGTTGAGCATGCAGCCCCCTCCCCTCCAAGTTTGGGCGTGTGACTCTCATCCTAGGGAGCAAAACAGTTTTGAGCAATTTCCTAAATCAATGTCATTGCGTTATCAAAtaagttcaaaaaattatgaaattttgatatattgTAGAGAAAATCTTACAAAACATTATTTATGAAGGAAGCTAAATCCATTTTGTGTTGTGGAAAGAGCAGTAAATCATTGAATACAACCTAACAATCTGCTCATGGAGCAGATCTAATGACCGTAAAGAAAGATCAatttcgaaatccaaatcttcacaaaactctttgaaatttttgtatattgtAATCTAGATGTCCTttaaaattttgtgaatgaagTATATCCAAAttcgaaagagaaaattttataaaaattcaagaaagtaATATGATCATTGTTTTTACTACACTTTGAGCAGGTTCTAGATGGTAAATGATTGGATCTTTGTCCCAACATCTCAccttagaaaaatatgaaattgaaatatgttGTAGGCcaagatgttttgaacaactttcatggagaAATTATCTCCAAATTCAAACCACAAAGAgctctataaaattggaaagtaGAAAAGATCGAGCAGTCTCGAAAAACTAGGAAGTCAAAACCTAGGAGAACAGAAGTGGCAAGTCTATGGAGGAGACGTGGCGCCCTACTTTGGCTTGCAATATCATTGCCATTATTTCCTTAAGTCATGAGTCACATTCTTTCATTAACTACTTGAGACACCTAAGCCTCCATACTCATTATCCCCATTTAATGcatttgattcttgtttttCAAGAAGATTAACCTATCTAGCTTGGtttctaaatcttcttaatAGGCTTATGACTCACTCTTTCTTAATGTGCAAGAATCCAAAGTTCATTATTACCTTTAAATGACAAGATTATTTGGCGCCAAGTGTTTCCCCTTAGTTAACATGCATTAAATGACTACATGCCAAAGACATTAAATGCACCaaaggaaaatatataagtTTAAAGGCCATCTCATTGGGCGGAGTTAATCGAGTCTAATCGTGACTGACTATGTTATTTGTCCTGAAATTCGTGCATAAGCCATGATCGGACGAAGCCAAATGTAACCAAACTTAACCGGCAAAAACGAGCTCGAACTTCCCTTGTACCTTGTAAATGGGGTTCTTGGATGGTTCCAAGGGCTAGGCCTTGGCCAGTCGATCAGTCCTCTAGTTGGTCCATGGGCCAGTCTAGGGTTTTGCATCACAACTTATAGCTAGTTTGGAACTGAACCGCATTAAGCTTACTCAATCTATGGTCGGTTTTCGATTGTCAAGTAATTGTGTGGAATCGATCAATTCACCTCACTCACGATTGAATTGGATTAATTCATGGTTGTCCATGACCGATACAACAACTTGATGGAATTACCGTGGCCAGTATAATGACCAAGCAAAATTGAGCCATGATCGTCTGCCAATCCATAATGATGTGTGATTGTCCTGCAACCAATTATGGTCGAATAGCATTTCCATGGTCGAACACTCTATAACAAATCATTTGGTTGCCGATTCTCGAATGGATTACTCAGCTCATGACCGTCCCTCGGGCCAGCTCATGGCCTAGTCCCACTATTGGCACATTGATCCTTGGCCTACTCGTCAGGGTCAGAATAAGAGTCGAAATTGAGAATGTTTTAGTGAGTTTTTTGTGgtactaactttttttttttaatgggatttAGACTCGCAACATAAACGTAAGTATTGTTTGAACTTAACGGCAATAGGTTAGCATATAATTACTACTAGAtatcaaacccaaaaaaaaaaaaaaaaaaattactactAGATAAGCGTGTAACGAAACATGAATAATATGGGAAAAATGATTCTCCAACTTAAGTAATGAGACGTTttaggaatatatatatatacccctcaatttttcatgtaattattATGTAAGGTTTTGCGTATATCTTTCCAGTTGTGCATATTTAtgattgattcaattgattgtaattaatagCGTGATATTATGTTACCATGAATAATCATCTTGTAAATCAtataaatacttttattatataatatacagaaatcacacaattctttattaatattattatttcagGGATATATTTGGAAACTTAGGAATATTAGCAAAGCCCAAAGTGCTTTGGGATTATCAATGCCTAATTACTTGAATATTGCATCACGTTCTCATAATTCTAAGTTAAAAACATATAGGAAATTAGAGTTGCACTATAATTACGTTATGAAAGCATCccaattctttcaaaaaaagtATACTAGAATGTCAAAAATTATGCATGGCGCTCAATTTAgcgttaattttttttttcaaattacttaagtactgcatttgaaaaaaaaaagaaaaagattactCAAGTATCAATTTCAACTTCAATAACCGGAAATCCGACATAGcaatcttttattaatttctttaatcaaCGTGCCCAATCAATATATAGACCCCAAATCACGTCGTTTATAGCGTTTGCTCCAAATTATAAATCCTAAATTGCAATTCGATAGAAAATCTCCATTAAAATCCTAATTGATTTGCCCTCAAAATCAAGACCCTAATTGGTGAGACAAGTAGAGGAGAAGCGAGTGGCTGGATTGAGGATAAAGAGGAAGTTGCAGGCGACAAAGGTGGTAATCAAACACAAGCGAAGGACCTGGTTTCCCTCCCAGCGAAGAAGGAGAGCAACGACCGCTTCATGTTGGAATTGGTCGAAGAGATCAGGTGGTAGAATATCCTCTGCCTCAAGGAGGACGCGTCGGTGACTGCCATGGGCAGAAACCCCAAAAGAAAGGAGGCTGTCTCTATGTGTGAGCAAGTGAGAGAGAAGAGGGCAACGATGTCGTTCTTAGGCAAGCCAGCCACTTCGGACCACGCAACATTTTTTTGCATGTCCGTGTGGATTGGttttaataaaaatgtgttaagtcatattaaaattttaatagaaTAAAGGATAttaaaagtgtcaaaagttatgtacaacatttattaaaatactaaaattttcaCCGGCTCACCTAAAGGctagggtccgttcgtttcgcgaaaattatcacatttttagaaaatattttcaaagaagtcattttcttggaaaataactatattttctagtgtttggcTAAAACCTGAACTTTgcgtggaaaatattttccacaatttgtcggctaatttaattgtttaggaaaaattatcaaagaattgaattttaatatttttaattgaccacaaaaatagttatatttttttatatttttaaaaaatgatttttaattatttatatttttaaaaaatctaaatttttatttattttctttctttttcttttccttcctcctccttctccttcctccttcctccttcttcttcctcctccttcctccttcctccgccgccgcaagCTTGACGATGGTCGGTTGCCCGGCAGCCAACCAAGACGCGGTCACCAGAGCTAGCAAGcttgaggctcggccgatctcacccaAGCTCCTTAGAGGTTTGCTGGGCTttggcgagccgcgagctcatCGGATCTAGCAGCAGAGCTTGGGCTTGCCTGGATCGGGAGCTCGAGCTTCTGCCCGGTTTGGCGAGCTCGCGGCTTGCTAGTGCTCGGCGAACCTCTGGCAATGCCCGAGCCTCACCCAGCTCGTCGGATCTTGCAAGGCCCAAGCTCCACCCTAGGCCGGCAAGGCTCCGCCACACCCAATCTGGGGAGGCCCGAGCTTGGCTTCACTAGAtcgggctaggcggagcctcgccggcctagggcgaggctcgagctagCTCGTAGCCGATCGCCGGCGAGCGGCCcctaaggaagaagatgaaatgaaaaaaaaaaaaaaaaaggaaaaaaaattaaaatctcgtttaaaaaaaacaataaagaaaaataaagcataaatgtgttggtgaaaaaaaaaaacaagatggaagaagttatggaaaatgttttccacttttgaaaagtggaaaacattttcctcatctttAAAGGTTAGTTTTTTCCAAAGAtggaaacattttccttgattatttcatttttttgtggaacaaatattggaaaatccgaaaaatattttcgtgaaagtcattttctttcacGGAGCCGAAGTTCCTTCTAACATTTGTCCTCTTGGCTTTGGCATCATCTCATGCCTTTGGCTTTGACCCAAGTCCTCTTCAGGACTTCTGTGTAGCCATCAACGACAGCAACTCTGCGGTGCTTGTGAATGGAAAGTTCTACAAGGATCCAAAGCTTGCCGTAGCAGATGATTTCTCCTTCACAAAGTTCAGATATCCTGGGAGCACATCGAATCTGCTCGGATCCAAAGTAACGACTGCCTTTGTCGACCAACTCCCAGGACTCAACACTCTTGGCATCGCCATGGCCCGCCTTGACTTTGCTCCGTATGGTCTAAACCCTCCCCACATCCATCCTTGTGGCACCGAGATGCTAGTGGTCATGGAGGGTACGCTTTACGTCGGTTTTGTCACATCCAACCAATTGAACAATACTCTCTTCACCAAAGTCTTGACCAAATGAGATGTTTTCGTGTTTCCACAAGGCCTAATACATTTCCAGCtgaatattggccaagctaatGCACTGGCCTTTGCTTTCTTGAGCAGCCAGAATCCGGGTCTCATAACCATAGCAAATTCAGTCTTTGGATCGAAGCCACTGATCAATGTTGATGTCCTTACAAAGGCTTTCCAAGTGGACAACAAACTGATCAATTATTTGCAAGCACAGAACTCGTTTGACAACCATTAGGCAGATGTTCACGAGTAATTGTGTTTGTTTATTACATTACAGAGAAGAATTCTTTCCAATAACATGCTCACTTTTGGGTACTAGTACATTTGTTTGTTATCCGATTTATGAtaagatttctctctctctctctcgtaaatATTTAGAGGGCTCAAATAAAAACTGATTCAAGGTCTCTTTCCATCTTACTCGCTCCAGGTCTCTATCTTTTCAAACGAGACATATTACTCGATCACTCCAGGCCAATCTCAAGTATCAGCTTGTGAATAATTCTTCCTTCATAGCATTGTTTAAGTCACGCAATTTCATGATTCTGATATAGAGCTGCGTCTTATGTAATTTTCTTCCTCACTTTGGGTTTGTTTATTTTCCGTAAGGATTAAGAGTTTGTTTAAGACTAACCTTGGAATAGGGCCACCAAACATTAATTATCTCTTTGTTCCATTCATGCCCATAAAATGTTACAATGACCATGAGTGGTATATCTTGAGGATCTTCATTTATTTATCCAAATAATTCCAATTCAGTAAAGAAATGTTTCACATTGTCCATAGATAGCAGTTTCCCTATTTCACTCGACTTCAACGCAAGAAGAGATGACATGTGCGCAGAGTTCCTTCGAGAGGCAGAGAGAGTCTATATATAGGATGCTCTGCTAGGCCCCTGATAATGCTCAAAACCGGTGTTTGTACTAGGGAGTCAAGATGctaaaaagaataatgaattagCTAGTGTCATGAAATTAAATATATGCTTGTTCCCTGTAACATTTAAATGCTAAGGAATAGTGTTATTAAAGTTTTTCTGATGTAATATTCTAGCTTGGCCAAACTTCATAGTTTTATTTTACGTGTTATTGCACGGGTATATTCAGCAAACTCACTCGAGCAGCTTGCCAAGGTTTGCATGTGGTAATGGTCAGGCAGAACATGGAAACCTTTTAAAGCCAGCATTGCATATGGGGGggtgcgtgagagagagagagagagattcttatGAAGAATGATCATTTATGACTCAAAACGTTCACGATCAGTTACAATAACAACGATTTTTTTATTGGGAACCAATTATCAATCTCAGCAATCATGTATGGAGAATACAGGGTAGTTTGACATCTGGAGTTCAATGCGTCAACCTAATTGTTGTCATACCAAAATTGCGCCTGAAGGTAGTCAACAACCTTCTTATCCACTTGGAAGGCCTTGGTGAGAACATCGGCCGAAATGGGTGGCTTCGATCCGAACACTGAATTAGCAATGGTAATCACTCCTGGGTTCTGGCTGCTCAGAGCAGCAAAGGCCAGCGCAGGGGTCTTTCCAATGTTCAGCTGGAAGTGGATGAGACCAATTGGGAACACAAACACATCCCCTTTGTACAACACTTTGGTGAAGAAGGTGTTGTTTAATTGGTTGGATGTGACGAAGCCGACAAGCAGTGTGCCCTCAGCGACAACCAGAATCTCGGACCCACGAGGGTGAGTGTGGGGAGGATTCAGGCCACCCGGAGCGAAGTCAATACGAGCCATGGAAATGCCCAAAGTGTTAAGTCCTGGAAGTTGGTCGACGAAAGCAGGTGTGACTTTCGATCCGAGCGGGTTCACAGTATTCCCAGGATATCTAAACCCCTTAAAGAGGAAATCATCTGCTGTAACTTGTTTTGGGTCCTTGCAAAACTTTCCGTTCACAAATACTGCATAAGAAACAGAATTCATGTTAATAGGCTTATCTAGGCAGAAACTCCTTTCACGGAAATACTTATAGCATCATTACACAGAACAGAAAGATACGAATAATGCGTCAGTGAGCTCAACCTTTTGGGTCATTGATGGCCACACAGAAGTCTTGAAGAGGACTCGGGTCATATGCAAAACTGGTGGCAGTTGCTAGAGCCAAGATGAGAAGGCTAATTGGAAGAAACTTCATTATGGTGGAATGGGGAGTCTCTGGTCAGGGCTTTGATATCTACCTCTTCACTTGTTTGCTTGAGATGATATTATATGTTTTGCATGGACGCATCACCCCCTTTTATAGATGACAGTCGTGTTGACCCGGTATTTGATTTTCCATGACAAGCAACACTTCCCAGATCTACAGCTATACCAAGTCTCAGATATGGtagttcattttttattccgagaGATGAATAGTTCCACAACTGCCGCAACAAAATGCCCCTTTCTTTGACCTATTCTCTTTCCTTGTTAAGAAAAAGCATGATATCTGATATGGAAGTGGACTTCTTCAATAATATGTAAATCTTCGGTTTCCTACTTCTTTACTGTTTTGATGTCCTATGCGGATTCAGCTGGATGGAGCGAGGGCCAGTTCTTCTGGAAGTGCTTCGGATGATCATACCAAActgtcaaatgaaaatgatgtaGGTAAAGTGTTTTCATATGCATCTCCATCCTTCACCATGAAACACTTGCCAAGCTGCCGAATTATTTCCTACAGACATTATGTTTACTTTCTCATATAAAACATGCAGGGTTTTCACACCATCTGGATGATCTAAGATTAATAATCAAAATCTGTTTGAATTGTATCGGAGAGGTAAATGAATGGTTTGACTCGTTTTTAAATTTGCTGCTGTGAACACGTTGTAAACCTATATTTCACAAAACTCAGATGATCCATCCATATCTACATGCCAAATTTTACACCTTATCATTGGGATGACTGGCTTCCACCAAAAGTATGACCTACAAACTTTTCACTATTCAAGCTACTATCGATACGATTGCCCAAGAAGATTACCGAGAATATCATCAAGTATATATCTTTTCAATAGTAGTCCTGAAGATCGATTTTTCGATAACATCCGACAAATAAGGCTAATCCTTGGAGatcatgtgaaaaataaattgttttcttTATGTCGTTAGATAGCCTAGAGTACAGACCGATTCTCCCTCCAATATAACCACAGCAATCAAATAGGGGCAGTGAGAATGTAAAATTTGAACATGGCGTCTAAAGTTAAAAATCTGAGAATGTAAAAAGATGAGAAGTAAAGTGGGAATGCTTCATCGAATGACTAATTCTCAATTAGAACGGGTTTAGAAACAAGAGGGGGTTGAAGTTGTAGAATGGTTCACCAATCACACGGAAGAGTAAACAATTGTTATAGACTTAGCACTGTTCCTTGCTTCGGCTGCTTCCTGCAGGCCCGTTGACTGGGACTAAGTCAAATGACTAACTACTATAAATAGATGAGCCGTGTTTCACAACAATCCTCAACAGAACAGAATTTCCGAGACAGACTAATCGAAGCTCAGAAAATATTCCATGATGAAGTTCCTTCTAACATTTGTCCTCTTGGCTTTGGCATCATCCCATGCCTTTGCCTCCGACCCAAGTCCTCTTCAGGACTTATGTGTAGCCACCAACGACAGCAACTCTGTGATGTTTGTGAATGGAAAGTTCTGCAAGGACCCAAAGCTTGCCGTAGAGATGATTTCTCCTTCACAAAGTTCAGATATCCTGGGAACACATCGAATCTGCTCGGATCCAAAGTAACGACTGCCTTTGTCGACCAATTCCCAAGACTCAACACTCTTGGCATCGCCATGGCCCGCCTTGACTTTGCTCCGTATGGTCTAAACCCTCCCCACATTCATCCTTGTGGCACTGAGATGCTAGTGGTCGTGGAGGGTACGGTCTATGTCGGTTTTGTCACATCCAACCAATTGAACAACACTCTCTTCACCAAAGTCTTGACCAAAGGAGATGTTTTCATGTTTCCACAAGGCCTCATTCATTTCCAGCTGAATATTGGACAAGCTAATGCACTGGCCTTTGCTTTCTTGAGCAGCCAGAATCCGGGTCTCATAACCACAGCAAATTCAGTCTTTGGATCGAAGCCACTGATCAATGTTGATGTCCTTACAAAGGCTTTCCAAGTGGACAATAAACTGATCAATTATTTGCAAGCACAGAACTAGTTTGACAACCATTAGGCAGATGTTCACAAGAGTAATTGCGCTTGTTCATTATATTACAAAGAAGAATTCTTTCCAATAACATGCTGAACTTTGGGTACTAGTACAATTGTTTGTTATCTGATATTTGAAAAGGTTCCACTGTTTgttatatctctctctctctctctcataaatCTTTCGAGGGCtgtaatgaaaaattaattcaaaggTCTCTATCCATCTTGCTCGCTCCAGGTCTCTGACTAACTTTCCAAACGGGATATGTCACTTGATCACTGCATACTAATCTCAAGTATCAGCGTGTGAATAATTTTGCTTTGATAGCATTGTTTAACTCAAGTAAATTCATCATTCTGATAAAGAAGTACATCTTATGTAATTTTCTGCCTTACtttgttttgttaattttctaCAAGGATTAAGAGTTTGTATAAGACTGACTTTGCAATGGGGCCACCACACATTAATCCTCCTTTTATTCCAATGTCAATAAATAGTGGTTTGCCTGTTTCACTCCACTTTTTCAGTGCAAGAAGAGATGACACGCGCTTGGAGTTCCTTCAAGAGGATGGCTCTGCTTGGCCTCTGGTAAAGCTCTAAACTGGTGTTTGTGCTTCGAGAATCAAGAAGCGTAAAAAAACGTGAATTAGCCACTGTTTTAGTATTAAACATATGCTTGTTCCCTGTAACATTTAAATGTCAAGACAAAATAATAGTGTTATTGAGGTTCTTCTTATGTAATATTCTAGCTTGGCCAAACTTTACATTTTTTCGTTAGTTGTTATTGCACCAGAATATTTAGCAAACTCAACCCACTAGCCAAGGTGTGAATGTAATTGTTGTCAGGCATTACTCGGAATCCTTTCAATGCCTATATTGCggcggagggagagagagagagagagagagagagagagagattcttatTAAGAATCATCTTTTATTACTCAAACATTCATCATTGGTTTCATAGAGAGCAATTCTTTTATTGCAAAGCAATAATCAATCCCAGGAATCATGTATGGAGCATACAGGGGTAATCCGACATCTTGGACGTCAATGTATCAACTTAATTGTTGTCATACCAAAACTGTGCTTGTAGATAGTCAACAACCTTCTTGTCCACTTGGAAGGCCTTTGTGAGAACATCAGCCGAAATGGGTGGCTTTGATCCGAATACTGCATTAGCAATGGTAATGACTCCTGGGTTCTGGCTGCTCAGAGCAGCAAAGGCCAGCGCAGGGGTCTTTCCAATGTTCAGCTGGAAGTGGATGAGACCGATTGGGAACACAAACACATCCCCTTTGTACAACACTTTGGTGAAGAGGGTGTTGTTTAATTGGTTGGACGTGACGAAGCTGACAAGTAGTGTGCCCTCAGTGACAACCAGAACCTCGGTCCCACGAGGGTGAGTGTGGGGAGGGTTCAGGCCACCTAGAGCAAAATCAATACGAGCCATGGAAATACCAAGAGTGTTGAGTCCTGGAAATTGGTCGACGAAAGCGGGCGTGACTTTTGATCCGAGTGGGTTTGCGGTATTCCCTGGGTATCTGAACCCCTTGAAGAGAAAATCATCTGCTGTGACTTGTTTTGGATCCTTGCAGAACTTCCCATTCACAAATACTGCAAAAGAAACAGAATTCACGTTGTTAGGCTTATCTAAGCATAAACACTTGCCAGGGTAGTTCTTTTAGCATCATCAGAACGGAAAGATTCGACTGTCCCTAGAGCAGAGCTCCAACCTTCGGGGTCATTGATGGCCACACAGAAGTCCTGAAGAGGACTTGGGTCAAAGGCAAAAGCGGCGGCGGTTGCTAGAGCCAAGATGAGAAGGCTAGTTGGAAGGAACTTCATTGCGGTTGCAGACAGGAGAGTTACAGGCCTggatatcttcttcttttctttgcttgagATAGGAGTGAGATGTCTAGCATGGACACTTGATTCCTTTTTATAGATGAAAGTAGTGCTGACCTGGTATTATGTTTCTATGATAAGGAACACCTGACAGGTACCAAGTCTCCGGTGTGCTGGTTAATTTCTTACTCCAGAAAAGAATTGTTCCACAGCTGCTACGTCGAAGCACCCATCACTTTGACCTGTCCTCTTTTCCGTTAGTCTGATATGGAAGTGGTCTTCTCCGATGGAATTTACGTCTTTTTATTTCTGCTTTACTGTTTCGTATGCCCGGTGCAGATTCACGTTCAAAGAGGTATAATTCACGGTTTGACTTGTGTTTCCAACTCCGTTAGGGTGATGCCAACGTGGTCTAAAGCTATGCTGCACGAGCTTATACGATTCATCCATTCCGACCACTATCACAAAGGATGGCTAGCTTTTACCAAGAATTATGATTGGCAAAACTCTTCAGTATTCAAACTATCATAGATAAGATTCTCCTAGAACTTTACTCAAgataatttaaaagtaaaaagcaaaTCACAATGTCAAGTTAAGAAACTATGGAAACGGAGACTTGTTACAACGAAATTGAGCTCTTCTAGCTTAGTTTCCAAGGAGCAGGTGCCTTTCCACGCTTAGAAAACGTTTGAGTCGTGAAATTCTTCATAATTTCTGTAGTTTTatttaacaaagaaaagaaaattttaaattgctGAAGTTTCAGTATTTAAAAGGTGTTGAACAGAGATATGGGCggtaagggtgcgtttggtaacgtttcgtttaaaaattgtttttggaaacagaaataaaaaaaaaaaaaaaagtgtttctgttccggggaacaatttttgaacaaaaaaacgcgtttggtaaatgttccagaaatataaaaagaataaaaacacgtttggtaagtttgtataattttttttatttcttttaattttttaatatttttgtttttatttttattttctttcttattttcttatttatttttccttttttcttttttcttttttctttttctttttcctttttctttttttattcttttggcggcggcctcgcccggccacggcgaggctcggcatcgccggcccgggcgagctcggcctcgccggccgttgggcgagctcggcctcgccggatccgggcgagatcgagctcgcccggcccggcgcgaggtcggcctcgccgcgcgGGCCGACGGTGACCCGAGCCACATCGTCGTCTCCTCCACCGCATCGGCAACCACCCCTCCGCCTCACGCTCGATTGACGCATCTACAGGTCTCGAGCCTCCGTTCGCCACCGCCGCATCAGATCTCACCGCTCCGTGACCCATGACTTCGAGATCCGCTCGATTGTCGACCCCGCGCCGGCCCACGACTTGACCGGCCGTCCTCGCCGCTCCGCTCCTAGACGTCCGCCGCTCGAGACCCCACGGCCGAGCCCCGCacggccgccgccaccgcccggcCGACCCGCGACCCAGCTCCGTCACCCGCTCGCAGTGGAGACGCTCGCAGCCCAtgtcggcgccggagaggacgacggtggagaagccggATGGTCTCGAGACGAGGCGGCTGTCGACGCCGAagagtgggaggcgccggagaagacgacCGTGGAGATGCTTGCAAGAGGAGAGGCTCGCAGAGGAGAAcacaattttgtttctttttt of the Eucalyptus grandis isolate ANBG69807.140 chromosome 10, ASM1654582v1, whole genome shotgun sequence genome contains:
- the LOC108958367 gene encoding germin-like protein subfamily 1 member 7, with the protein product MKFLPISLLILALATATSFAYDPSPLQDFCVAINDPKVFVNGKFCKDPKQVTADDFLFKGFRYPGNTVNPLGSKVTPAFVDQLPGLNTLGISMARIDFAPGGLNPPHTHPRGSEILVVAEGTLLVGFVTSNQLNNTFFTKVLYKGDVFVFPIGLIHFQLNIGKTPALAFAALSSQNPGVITIANSVFGSKPPISADVLTKAFQVDKKVVDYLQAQFWYDNN
- the LOC104439371 gene encoding germin-like protein subfamily 1 member 7 — protein: MKFLPTSLLILALATAAAFAFDPSPLQDFCVAINDPEVFVNGKFCKDPKQVTADDFLFKGFRYPGNTANPLGSKVTPAFVDQFPGLNTLGISMARIDFALGGLNPPHTHPRGTEVLVVTEGTLLVSFVTSNQLNNTLFTKVLYKGDVFVFPIGLIHFQLNIGKTPALAFAALSSQNPGVITIANAVFGSKPPISADVLTKAFQVDKKVVDYLQAQFWYDNN